In Diadema setosum chromosome 19, eeDiaSeto1, whole genome shotgun sequence, a genomic segment contains:
- the LOC140242912 gene encoding dehydrogenase/reductase SDR family member 11-like, with protein MDRWEGRVALVTGASAGIGAAVVRLLVKHGMKVVGCARNVDKMKALADEVNGGKGSFHPIQCDLSKREQIPTMFETIRTEHGGVDVCINNAGLSFRSPLLEAPPEEMEHSLNVNVLALCMCTNESIKQMRERGVDDGHVIMLNSLAGHRVIVGVNSLHFYSGTKHMVTALTEGYRDELRQLKSRIRVTAISPGLVETEFSIRQNAHDPEKGKNLYNELPCLKADDIAELVAVVLQQPPHVQIHDLLVRDTDQKY; from the exons ATGGATCGATGGGAGGGAAGAGTTGCCCTGGTTACCGGCGCTTCAGCCGGTATAGGTGCTGCTGTTGTCCGGCTGCTCGTCAAACACGGCATGAAGGTGGTTGGATGCGCAAGAAACGTGGACAAAATGAAG GCACTCGCCGATGAGGTCAACGGCGGGAAGGGCTCTTTCCATCCAATCCAGTGCGACCTCTCGAAGCGGGAACAGATACCTACCATGTTTGAGACCATTAGGACCGAGCATGGCGGAGTGGACGTGTGCATCAACAACGCCGGGCTCTCCTTTAGATCGCCGCTCCTTGAAGCACCACCTGAAGAGATGGAACATTCCCTGAAC GTCAATGTTCTCGCTTTGTGCATGTGCACTAATGAATCGATCAAACAGATGCGAGAAAGGGGCGTGGACGACGGACACGTCATCATGCTCAACAG TTTAGCCGGACATCGTGTAATCGTCGGGGTGAACAGCCTCCACTTCTACTCGGGTACCAAGCACATGGTGACCGCCCTCACCGAGGGGTACCGGGATGAGCTTCGGCAGCTGAAGTCTAGGATTCGAGTCACG GCAATTTCGCCCGGTCTCGTCGAGACCGAGTTTTCGATTCGCCAAAACGCACATGACCcggaaaaggggaaaaatcttTATAACGAACTGCCG TGTCTAAAGGCGGATGACATTGCAGAATTAGTGGCCGTGGTACTTCAACAACCACCGCATGTACAG ATCCATGACTTGCTCGTGCGGGACACCGATCAGAAGTATTGA